In the genome of Chloroflexota bacterium, the window ATGAGAAGGTGGCGGCGGCGCTGGCTCGGCTAGAGTGCGAAGGGCAAGCCCGGCGGCGCGAATACTTGGGCCATGCTTTCTGGACGTATGCAGGGCCTAGGGCTGCGTAGGGAAGGAATAAGGAGGAAAGATTGATGCGCGCACGTTGCCGATGTGAAGGACCGCCATGCGATGACGACGCCGTGAGGCCACGGCGCATCCGCCGATTCGTGGAGCCGGCAGTCCTGTTGCTGCTCCACGACCGGCCAACCCACGGCTACGGCCTGATCGACGGGCTGGCGCGTCTGGGGCTGGACACCTACCCCGTGGACCAGAGCGTCGTCTATCGCGTCCTGCGCGACCTGGAGCAGGCAGGCATGATCGTGTCCGAGTGGGATACCGAAGAGACCGGCGGCCCGCCGCGCCGCGTCTATCGGCTCACAGACGCAGGCGACGCCCACCTCAAGGCATGGGTGGAGGAACTCCGCGCCACCGACCGCGTCCTGCACTTGTTCCTGGACGCCTACGACCACCACATGGAGAACGGCCGAGGCGAGTTCCACGAATCGGGACAGGAGCCGATAGGGAGCGCACCGGAAAGCGCGGGTGAGGAATGCACATAGAGATCGCAGTGGTAACGGACGACGCACTTCCGGAAGTGCATCGCACACTGCCCACCGACACAAAATGGGACCGCGCCCACTTTTTGGGCGCTATCGTGGATATAGCCCAATGGCTACACCAGGGCAAGGCGCCGCGCGGAGACCGCTGACGGCAATCGGCCCTCCATCCTAACTCAAGGGAGAACAACATGAAGATCGCATGCATTACAGACGACGGCATCACCATCAGCCAGCATTTCGGGCGCGCGCCCTACTACGCCGTGCTGACCGTGGAGAACGGCCAGATTGTGGCCCGCGAACTGCGCGACAAGATGGGCCATAATCAGTTCATCCACCAGGAGCACGCCGAGGTTCCCGGCCAGCGCCACGGCACCGACCCGGCCAGCCACGACAAGCACATCCGCATGGCGAACGCCATCGCAGACTGCGAGGCCCTGCTGTGCCGCGGCATGGGCTGGGGCGCTTACGACAGCATGAGGCGGATGGGCATCAAACCGGTGGTTACAGACATTGCGCGCATTGACGACGCCGTGCTCGCATACGCCAACGGCACCATCGTGGACCACACCGAACTCTTGCACTAGCCCGGCCTATGGCAGCATCATCTGCGCCAGCGCCACCGTTGCGGCAGCGCCTGTGGGAGGTGGCCGCGCTGTTCCTGAAATTGGGCGCCATCTCCTTTGGGGGGCCGGCGGCGCACATCGCGCTTATGGAGGCCGAGACGGTCCGCAGGCGCAACTGGCTCACCCGCGAGTACTTTCTGGACATGCTCTCGGCCACGAACCTGGTGCCCGGCCCGAACGCAGCAGAGATGGCCATTCACATCGGCTATCTGCGGGCCGGGTGGCCCGGCCTACTCGTGGGCGGCGCGGCGTTCATCCTTCCGGCGGCGCTCATCTCCGGCGCGCTCGCATGGCTGTACGTAACCTACGGCTCGCTGCCCCAGGTCGGCGCCATCTTCTACGGGATCAACCCCGCGATCCTGGCGATCATCGTGGCAGCAACCTACCGCCTGGGCAAAACGGCCATCCGAGACTGGCGACTCGCCGTGCTGTCCGCGGCGTGCCTGGCCGCCGCGCTGCTGGGGGTGGACCAGGTCGTCATCCTGCTGGCGGCCGGGGTGGCGGGAATCCTGCTCTACGCGGGGCCGTGGCGAGCGGGCGCCGCGCCCCTCCTCATGATGGCGCCCGGCCTGCCTGCGCTGCTGCCCGCAGGGGCGCTGACCGCGCAGGATCGGCTGCCCGCCCTGGCGCTGTTCTTCCTGAAGGTCGGCGCGCTACTCTTCGGTAGCGGCATGGTGCTCTTCGCCTTCATCCAACAGGACGTGGTGAACCGCCTGGGATGGCTCACCCAGCGGCAGTTGGTGGATGCCATCGCCGTGGGGCAGATGACGCCGGGGCCGGTGCTGTCCTCGGCCACGTTCATCGGGTATCTCGTGAGCGGGTGGGCCGGCGCGGTAGCGGCGACCATCGCTGTATTCCTGCCGTCGTTCTTCATCACCGCGCTCCTGGGCAGATACCTGCC includes:
- the chrA gene encoding chromate efflux transporter; this encodes MAASSAPAPPLRQRLWEVAALFLKLGAISFGGPAAHIALMEAETVRRRNWLTREYFLDMLSATNLVPGPNAAEMAIHIGYLRAGWPGLLVGGAAFILPAALISGALAWLYVTYGSLPQVGAIFYGINPAILAIIVAATYRLGKTAIRDWRLAVLSAACLAAALLGVDQVVILLAAGVAGILLYAGPWRAGAAPLLMMAPGLPALLPAGALTAQDRLPALALFFLKVGALLFGSGMVLFAFIQQDVVNRLGWLTQRQLVDAIAVGQMTPGPVLSSATFIGYLVSGWAGAVAATIAVFLPSFFITALLGRYLPKVRNWALGRAFLKGVNAAVVALIVAVAIGLARSAVPDIAAAAIAAASLALLLRYRAETWWLVAGGAAVGLLRLLLFG
- a CDS encoding dinitrogenase iron-molybdenum cofactor biosynthesis protein, with protein sequence MKIACITDDGITISQHFGRAPYYAVLTVENGQIVARELRDKMGHNQFIHQEHAEVPGQRHGTDPASHDKHIRMANAIADCEALLCRGMGWGAYDSMRRMGIKPVVTDIARIDDAVLAYANGTIVDHTELLH
- a CDS encoding helix-turn-helix transcriptional regulator; protein product: MRPRRIRRFVEPAVLLLLHDRPTHGYGLIDGLARLGLDTYPVDQSVVYRVLRDLEQAGMIVSEWDTEETGGPPRRVYRLTDAGDAHLKAWVEELRATDRVLHLFLDAYDHHMENGRGEFHESGQEPIGSAPESAGEECT